The following nucleotide sequence is from Chloroflexota bacterium.
GCGGCTTGAACCCACAGTTTCTGAATTACATCAGCCAAGTTGATGCCTTGTTGCATGTGGTGCGAGCATTTGAAGATGATGGCGTGCCACATCCCCAAGATAGCGTCAATGCTGCCCGCGACCTTGCCTCGGTCGATATGGAGTTGATGTTCTCGGATATGGCGATTATCGAGCGTCGTTTGAGCCGTTTGCGCGGCGAAGTGACCAAGATGGTCGGCAAAGACCGCGAAGTGCGCCTGATGGAACTCAACGCGCTTGAGCGCTTGTACACTGGCCTCGAACAAGATGTGCCGATTCGCGCCCAAGAATTGAGCGAAGAAGAAGCCAAAGTACTGCGCGGCTTCCAATTTCTGAGTGGCAAACCCATGTTGGTGGTGGTCAACATCGACGAAAAGCAACTCAAAACGCCGCCAGTCTTGGCTTACGACAAGCCTAAAACCGCAATCGTAACCTTGGCAGGCAAAGTTGAAGCCGAATTGGCTCAGCTCGAAGATGAAGATGCTCAAATGTTTATGGACGATTTAGGCATTACCGAGCCAGCCCGCGATCGGGTGATCAAAGCCTCGTATACCATGATGGGCCTGATCAGCTTCCTGACCGCTGGCGACGACGAAGTGCGGGCTTGGACAATTCGTCAAGGCATCGGGGCGGCTGAAGCGGCTGGCACGATTCACTCCGACTTGCAACGCGGCTTTATTCGCGCCGAAATCGTGGCCTTCGACGATTTGATGAAAGCTGGCGATATGGCTGCCGCCAAAAAAGCGGGCACGGTGCGGCTCGAAGGCAAAACCTACATCGTCAAAGATGGTGATATTGCCCACTTCTTGTTCAACGTGTAATAATCCCATCTAACAAATCAGATTCAAACCACCACTTCTTGAAACTAAGGAGTGGTGGTTGGTTTAAGGAGTAGCAGATGAGTGAGCAACTGTGTCGGGCGCGGATTGCCCAAAATGCCCAAACCCGTGAACCAACCCTCGATCTTTCATATCTCAACCTCACCAGCCTACCAGAAACGATTGGCCAATTAAGCCATCTTGAAGCATTGGATTTGTCGAGGAATTCTTTGCAACAACTGCCACCTGAACTCGCCAAACTAACCAAGTTACGCATATTAGATCTCAACTACAACTATGAAATTGGAGTATTGGAGCCATGGATCGGGCAGTTAGGAAACCTTGAAGCATTGCATATCCGTGAATTATCAGTAAGTGAACTCCCTGAAAGTATGGCGCTGCTTCATCAATTGCATACGCTTGACATCAGTGATACCAATCTGAGCGAACTCCCTCGCTGGTTGGATAGATTGCCAACATTACAAACGCTCAATATTAGTGGTTTAACTATAGCTGAGATACCTGAGTGGTTTGCGAGCCTTCAGCTCAAACGCTTAACCTATGCGCTCCAAAACATCCCCAATGAGCATTTAATTGGCAGGATGACTAAGCTTGAAGAGCTTGAGTTATGGACTAATTACGATGAATCAATAGTTTATCCCGAATGGTTCCGACAGTTAGCTGATTTGCGCAGGTTGAACTTTCATAGCAACATGCCTGTACCAACGTGGCTCATGGAATTACCACAACTCACGTATTTGGAAAGTCACGGCGATTTTTGTGAAATAAGCCAAGTTTGGCACACATGGGAATCGATTGAAAAACTCAAGTGTCGTGATGTTGATGCGACAACTTTGCCACCAAATCTCAAAACCCTTGAGCTAGTCATCACTGAATCCACGGTTCCGGAATCAATTCGCCAATTGCGCCAGCTTGAAGAACTACACTTATTTGGCGAAGGGTTTCGCGAGTTGCCTGGCTGGGTTTTAGAATTGCCCAGCTTGCACACCTTGAATCTTGTCAGCACTGGGATTGATCACATTCTGCCGCCTGCCCAACCTAACTATAGTTTGCGAAAACTGCATATGAATACCTTATATTGCAGCCGTCAGCATAGCTTAGAGGGGCTGCGTAGCCTGTCTAAGTTGGAAGAATTAAAGCTGAGCAATCATAAACTTGGTACGTTACCAGCATGGTTACACGAATTGCAGCAGCTGCGCGAGCTTTCGATTGATGATTGCAATTTGACCGATCTTGACCCAAGTTTGGGCAAATTCCAGCAGCTTGAAGCGCTTTATCTTGATGGTAATGATATTCCTGTTGCAAGCTTGGAACGCATTTTGCCGCACCTCACCCAGCTTCAACATCTATCCTTTGGCATTGCAAACGATGAGCTATTTCCCGCTAGCCTTCGCCAGTTGCATCGACTCCGTAGTTTATATCTAACAATT
It contains:
- the ychF gene encoding redox-regulated ATPase YchF: MKIGIIGLPNSGKTTVFNALTRNTAETNAYSSGQIEPNIAMVKVPDERLDALAKMYKPKKLTPADVQYIDVAGMSGNAHESGGLNPQFLNYISQVDALLHVVRAFEDDGVPHPQDSVNAARDLASVDMELMFSDMAIIERRLSRLRGEVTKMVGKDREVRLMELNALERLYTGLEQDVPIRAQELSEEEAKVLRGFQFLSGKPMLVVVNIDEKQLKTPPVLAYDKPKTAIVTLAGKVEAELAQLEDEDAQMFMDDLGITEPARDRVIKASYTMMGLISFLTAGDDEVRAWTIRQGIGAAEAAGTIHSDLQRGFIRAEIVAFDDLMKAGDMAAAKKAGTVRLEGKTYIVKDGDIAHFLFNV